AATAACCTGGATTGGCTGGTGGTGGCCATGCAGGGCGCCCTTCCCGGTCCTGACGGCCAAACGATCTGTCCCAGGCCGGCGCCCGACTCCATGTTGTTGTATCTTGCGGATCTGGATGAGCAGGGGGGAAGACCGCAAGATTTGTCCGGACTGCACCGCTATGCCGGGCACCCCCCCTGGGAAGTGGCACCAGCTTGAATGGATCATCGGCAACCTGCGCATGAAAGGAGTCCAACATGAAAAAACCGTCCCTGGCAGCCATCGGGCCGCCGCTGACGACGATCGGAACAGAGGAGTATATGGATCGATTGACCACCTACGATGGAGACAACAATCCAGAATATATCGGTCTGGCACAACCAGGCAGTCTGACCACCGAGTCGGTGTGGCAAATTCGCAAAATCGGTTACACAGGCGGAAATCCGGTTTCGGCTCGCTTTGCCAATGGCAACGCGGAGTTTGACAAAATCTGGGATGATCGAAGCAGCTACAGCTATTGATCCTGTCCGGTCTTGCCCTGCCCGGCAGGATTTCATGCCAGACGGCAAACGACCGAAAATGGTTTTCACCCTCTGACCATGCCATGAGTTTTTTGGTGCAGGGATTCCCTCTGCACCTGTTTCAACAGGGAGAATGTTGTCATGAATATGATAAAAGTTAGTCTTGCGGAGGCCAGTCGGGTGCAGATGCAAGAGTTTGCCCGCGATGTCCTGGGGGTCACCTTGACCAGGAATTTGGGGGCAGATGCGATGCGTGAGCGGATTCGTCAAGCAGGTTATGAGGAGATCGATGTGAAAGAAGAACAAGCGGAAGAAAAAAAAGGCCAAGAATACCAGGAAGATGCAGATACCGTCCGGATTCATCTGCAACGGAGTGACGGCAAGGGAGGAGATCGCCCGGTGCCGGTGGCGGTGAATGGATCGCTGATGCTCATTCCCCGTGGCAAGGCTGTCCGGGTGCCGCGCAAGTTCGTCGAGGCATTGCAGAATGCCAAAACCACCCATTTTGAACAGGATGAACATGGCGAGTTCCATCCCAGGGAGACCCTCTCCTATCCCTTTTCCTTCGCCCCGGTAGCGGCATCGTCCGAGGAGTAAGACATGGCGACTTTTCTGGAAATTTGCCAGAAAGTCCGCCGTGAGGCGGGGGTGTCCGGCAACGGGCCCCCCGCCGTAACCGGGCAGTCTGGCGTTTATGAAAAAATCATTCAGTGGGTCAATGATGCCTGGGTGGAGATCCAGAACGCTCATACCTCCTGGCATTGGATGTGGCAGGAGTTCTCCTTTGACACCGTGGCCGGCGTAGGTTCTTACACCCTGACATCCCTCAACATGGGTGAAATGAGCCGGTTGCGGCTGGACTCTCTGAGCCTGTACCTGAAAGCGACTGGCCCGGTCGGAGAAGGCTCTCTCCCCTATGTCAACCATCGGGTGTGGCGGCGCCAGTTCGGCTCTGGATTGTCGGTTGTCGGAAAACCGGCCCTGTTGTCGTTGACACCGGATCGCCTGATCAAAATCAATCCGATTCCCGACGACATCTATACGGTGCGTGGTGTGTATTACCGTCGGGCACAGCGCATGGCGACCAATGACGATGTGCCCGGTTTGCCAGTGGAATTTCATGACGCGATCGTGCAACTGGCTTTGCTGCTCTACGCGGCCAACGAAGAGGCGCCGGAAATGTATGCCGCCGCCGATATGCGGCTGCGCATCATCATGAGAAATCTGGAACGGCACCAATTGGATACACCAGAACTGGAAGGAGGGTCCATCGCATGACAGTCAAGGTGCATTACTTTCCACTGGGTGGGGGGTTGGATTTGACGACCCCTCCCTTGTCCATCGCACCGGGGCGTTTGTTGACAGGGTGCAATTATGAACCGGGAACAAGCGGGGGATATCGGCGCATCGAAGGGTTTGAACGGTTCGATGGTCGAACAAGTCCCAGTGCCGCGACTTATTGGACTTTGCGTTTTGAACTGGGCAGTGCCGAGGTGATTCAGGGGGAAACGGTCATCGGAGCCACATCGGGCGCAACCGGCAAGGCGCTGGTCGATGGGATCCTGGAACAGGGCCTTTATGCGAACGCCGACGCCAGAGGATTTCTTGTCCTGCTTGATACAAGTGGGACTTTCGCCCCCGGGGAGGCGGTCAAAGTGGGAAATGTAACCCGATGTTTTGCATCCAGTCACCAACTGGAGAGAGGCACAGTCGATGAAGAGGCGGACGCACTCTGGCTCCAACAAGTCAGAAATATTCTCCGGGGGCGAATCCAGGCTCTTCCCGGCTCGGGATGTGTGCGCGGCGTCTGGCTCTACAAAGGAATAGCCTACGCTTTTCGGGATGATGCAGCAGGCGAGCAGTGTGTGATGCATCGCAGCAGCAGCACGGGCTGGCAACCCTGTGACCTGGGCGAGAGACTCGGTTTTCAGGCTGGGGTGTTGCCTTTTGCCGAAAATGAGGCGCTGTTGGGTATGACTTCAGGGGCCAGTGCGACCATCAAACGGATTGTGGTGACAACCGGCCATTGGGAGACCGAAGATGCTGCCGGTCGCTTGATTTTATACAACGTTGTCGGTGATTTTGTGGATGGCGAGGCCATCCATTCCACGCAGGGCGCCGCTACGGCAAGCGGCGTCAATGCGGTGCAAACCCTGTCGGCAGGCGGGCGGTTTGAGTTTGTGAACCACAACTTTTTCGGTCATGTCTCCTCGGTACGCATGTACGGCGTCAACGGGATCGATCCGGGGTTTGAATGGGACGGAGAGGTATTTGTTCCCATCTTGACAGGCATGGCAGAAGATCGCCCAACCCACCTTGCTGCACATACAAAACATCTCTTTTTTTCGTTTTCCGGTGGTTCATTGCAACACTCGGGAACAGGTGAACCCCTGGAGTGGCAAGTAAGCATCGGGGCAGGAGAGATGGCCCTGGGTGACGAAATGACCGGCATGTTACCGGTCGTGGGTGGTGTTTTGACCCTCTTTTGTCGCAATGCGACCTATGCCCTCTATGGGACAAGCTCTGCGGATTGGCGTCTGGATTTGTTGTCTGGAGAGTCCGGCGCCATTCCCTGGACGCTACAGGATATGGGCCGCCCGGTCTACCTCGATGATCGTGGCGTTCGCCAATTGTCGGCAGTTCAAGAGTTTGGCGATTTTCACGCGGGCACGCTCAGTCATGTCATCCAGCCTTGGCTTGCCGCCAAAATGGGACAGGCCCTCTCCTCACTTCGGGTGCGCAGCAAGGATCAATATCGTATTTATTTTTCTGACAACAGCGGGTTGATCTGCACTTTGGTGTCGGGACTCTCACCGACCTTCATGCTTGTCGACTATGGTTTACCCGTGTCATGCACCTGTTCCCAGGAGGAGGTGAGTGGCTCTGAAAAATTGTTATTTGGGTCGGATAACGGCTTCGTCTACCAGTTGGATTCTGGAAAATCCTTTGATGGCCAGGAGGTGGTGGCCTTTTTGCGCTTGCCATTCAACCATCTTGGCCTGCCAGCCCATCGCAAACGCTTTCGCAAAGCTTTCCTGGAAATTGATGCCGGCCCGGAAACAACGATACAAGTTTTGCCTAACTACTCCTATGGCAATCCAGAGATTCCATCGCCCCTGGTGCAGGTGTTTGATGTGCGCGGTGGCGGCGGTGTCTGGGATGAAGCGGAGTGGTCAGAGTTTATCTGGGACAGTCAACAGGTTGGAACAGCCGAAGCCAGAATTGACGGAGTGGGAACCAATATCGGTCTGAGCATTCTTTCGCATGCAACGGAAGAGAGTCCACACCTGATCCATGGCATTACGTACCATTTCAGCCCCAGGGGGATGATTCGATGAGTAATGACTATTTTAATTTCACCAACCGCATGGTGGAACATACGACAGCACGCTGCACGGCATTGAACGAATTGTTCGACCAGATCGAAACTGGACTGGCCAAGTTGCCCGATGTCGATCTCTTGAAAAAAGGTGGTGTCTGTTTTGGCCAGGATACCGGCGAGGCCAACGCCTATGTCGTGACCATTCCGTCGGCGCCTGCCAGCTACGAGGCGGGACAGGAAGTGCAGTTTCAGGCGACCCATGCCAATACCGGAGCCTGCACCATCGATGTCAATGGGTTGGGTGTCAAATCCATTCGGCGCATTGACGGATCGCACCCCCTGGCCCAAGACATTGTGGCCAACAGTCTCATCACCCTGCGCTATGATGCCCTCCAGGGGTGGTTCCAGATCATGAACAATCTGATGGGTGATGTCGTCTCGGCCAACATCTTGATGAATGCGTGCAGCAATTCCGCTGCCGAGGCTGCGGTTTCGGCGAGCCAGGCAGTAAACTCGGCGGTGAACGCTGCCGCATCCGCCTCCGACTCCGCCGATTCAGCCGCCCTGGCCGCCGGTTATGCTTCCCAACTGCATCTACCGCCCTTTCAGGCTGGAGATGCCGGCAAGGCGTTGGTGGTCAATGCTGCCGAAAATGCCTATGTTCACACCTTTCCGGAGTATGGCACCTGGAAAAACAATATCATCAACGGCGGGTTTCGTATCTGGCAAAGAGGAACGTCGTGGAGCGGGTTGATCGCCAGCGGATTTACCGCTGATCGCCACAAGCTCTACATCAGTGGAACATTCAATGCCTCTGCGTCGCAGCAGTCATTTGCCGTTGGCCAAAGTGAAGTGCCGGGGTACCCGATCTACTATCTTCGTATCACCGGCAACTCTGGTTCAGGCACATGTGGCTGGGAGTATAAAATTGAAGATGTACGAACGCTGGCCGAAAAAAGCGTGACGTTTTCCATGTATGTCAAGGGAACGGCAGGTGGAACCTTTACCCTGAGCATGTACCAGGATTTTGGATCGGGGGGTTCCGCCGCTGTCACGGTTGCAACGACGACATCCACGATTTCTTCCAACTGGGTGCGATTGGTTTTGACTGCGGTCTTGCCATCCCTGAGTGGCAAGAGCATCGGAGACGACTCATGTGTTCAATTTCGCTTCGAACAAGCTGGGTGGACGGGAAACCTGGATATCGCCCATACCCAACTTGAGGTCGGCGATGTAGCGACCGAGTTTGCCGCAGGCCCGGTCGATATGGAGCTTGCGCGGTGCAGAAGATATTTCTTCAAATATTTTGGCAACCTGTGGGGTTATGTCAGGGCGACTGGTCCGGGCAATCCGGATTGGGTTCTCAGAAGTTGCTTGAGCATCACCATGCGCGTTCGCAGCCCGGCTGTTTACCTCCCGTCGTCCATCTCATCCTGGGTTCTGGAAAGCGCCGGGGAGGCGTCGGGATATACCATCCGATGGATCGCCCATGATTACACGGATTTGACCATCACCCTCGATGGCGGTCTGGAAGGGCGCACCAGGGGCATGGGAGCATGGCTTGGGGTGACGGAAGATCAACCACTTCTTATCGATGCGGAACTGTGAGGCCATCCATGGACATTGTCTCGATCAAATATGCCGATGCATCGAATGATCGCATCATGATCTCGTGCGCATCCGGCCAGGACTTCTTCACGGCCTGGCCATGCCAGACCTGGCATCGTGCGGCCATCGAGGCTTGGCTTGCCGTGCTGGATGAGCAGGGGCAACCGGTCAACCACATTGCGGCTTATATGCCCGGCAACCCGTGACAGGGTCATTCCCATACCAGATCAAGCGTTTGCTTCGTTGACTGCCTCACTCGCTCCGCAACCATTCACCATCCGGCCACGCATCGGGGTCCAGGGGGCTGTCTCCCTGGCTTTGTCCAGGGCAGCGTCCTGGTGGGGCTCGGGGCGAAGCCCTGACAAAGGCCTCCATATCCGGGCTTTTCTTGCAAGGGTGATGAATCGTTGCCAGCGAGGAAATCCCGTGGCATCACTTGATGGGTTTGATGGCAAACACGCTGGGTTTGCGGCGTTTGTTGGCGCTTTTTAAATCATCCAGATAGGTTTGCCACAGGGCTTCCTTGTTGACTCCGGAATCCCAGAGCATTTCCCAGGAGTAGACGCCAGTATCGTGGTTGTCACTGAAGGCTATTTTGACGGCATAGCGCCCAACAGGGGTGATGGAGGTTATGGTGACATCCTGTTTGCCATCGATGAGCTTCGCCTGGTCCGGGGTATGACCCCGGCAATCCGCGCAAGGACAGACGACGCGCAGATACTCCATGCTCAATTCCATCTGTTCGCCGGTATTCCAGGTGATGCGGACCACGCGATCCTTGGTGATCTGGCGGAGTTCCGTGGGGGTGTGGCGGCTGCCGTAGGTCATGAGAAGGCTCCTGAAGAAAATAAGGTCAGGTCGTTGGCGCGGTGGGGTCGGGTGCGGAGGGGGTCGAGGCCAGATATTCCAGAGTTTGACGCCATTGCCGATACTCTCCGTGAGCCAACAGGGCCGCCATGTCACCCGGCTCGACGCGGCCCGGGGCGAGGATGCGATCGATCCTTTGACTGATCTCCTCCCAGCCGGAAACCGCTTCCCTTTCCTGCAAAACACGTTCGATCCCGGCTGTCACCAGGGTGGCATCTTCCAGACGACCCGTGCAGCACAACACGAGGTCACACCCGGCTCGCAGGGACAACTCCGCACGCCTGTCCAACGATCCCGTCAAAGCGCCCATCTCCAGGGCGTCGGTGACCACCAGACCATGATAGCGCCACTGCCGGCGCAATAAATCCCGCAACAAGGGTGCAGACCAGGTGGCGGGTTGCTCCGGGTCGACTCCCGTGGCCACCAGATGGGCGGTCATGATCAGGGGCAGTTGCGCCAGCAGCGCTTGAAAGGGGCGGAGTTCCCATCGTTCCAGGAGATCTCGCTCCTTGACAACGCAGGGCAGCGACTTGTGAGAATCGGCTCGGGCGGCGCCATGCCCGGGGAAATGTTTGCCCACGGCCAGACCGCCGGCTGCCGTAAAGCCCTTGAGCCAGGCCCCGGCGAGACGTACAACTTGCTGGGGATCCCAGCCAAAGGCGCGTTCGGCAATCACCGGGTTGGCTTGTGCTTCGCGAATATCCAAGACTGGAGCGCAATTGATGCCGATACCCAGGGTGATCATTTCCCGACCGCTCAACCAGCCAGCCTGGCGGGACAACAGCTCCGCCTGAACTGGATCCGATTGTTCCAATTCGGCAAAACGACCAGGGCTCGGATAGGGCGTCAACGGGCGCCTTATCCTCTGGACTCGTCCTCCCTCCTGATCCAACCAAAGGGTTGGTGGTGGTGTAGCCGTTTTGCGGATGGCGCGAATAAGGTTTTGGATCTGGAGAATGTCAACCAGGTTGCGGGCAAATAAAATCACCCCGGACGGGCGGACTGTACGAAGGAACTTTTCCTCTTCCGCATTCAGCTCTGGACCGGAAAGGCTGGTGATGAGAAATTTTCCAGGATGGAGGATGCCGCCTGATGGAAATGTCATGGTCATTGCGTCAAGATGTCAGAGAGTGAGTGCTTTTTGCCTCCCCGATCCAGGGCGCGCACCTCCACACGGTTGTCATGAAAAGCCGCACCGCCATCCGGGGCGACGCGATCACCATGGGTGAGCACATTCAGAGAGATGCCTTCCGGGAATTCCGTTCCATGATAGTTCGATTCGCACAGGCAGAGACCGGGACGGACATCGGTGGTGACTTTGGCGGTCATCGTCAATCCGCCAAGGTCATTGAAGACGGAGATCGGGGCGCCATCCTTGATGGAACGTGGTGTGGCGTCGTCAGGATGAATCCAAAGGAGCGGATGACCGCGCCGCCGTCGCGCTCCTTCGGCTACGGTGAAAGTGGTGTTGAGGACATCGTGTGCCGGTGGTGTCATAAAGTCCAGCGGATAACGTTCGGCCTGATGGGTGCGATCCCGGCTGTTGACGGGCCAGTGGTCCGGGAAGAGGGGCATGGCAGGATCCCGCCACCCTGGGCGAAAATGAAAGCGTTGGTCGGGTTGGGCAAAGCCGTTTCGGAAATGGGCAGCGTCGGGATCCGGGGTAAAATCCAGCCAGGTTTTCACTCCCCAGGTAGCGACGGGCGGAAGTTTCGACTCTTTCAGGAGGGTATCCACGGTTTCGGCAACGGATTGGGTAAAAGGTTGCTCCTGATAGCCGAGACGGATGGCCAGGGCATTGACCAGATCATGGTTGCACCAGGCCTCCTTGAAGGGGGGAAGTATGGGTTTGGCGTGTTGCAGGGTACATTGCCCATAGGATTTATAGAGATCCGCGTGTTCGAGAAAGGTGGTGGCGGGGAGCACGACATCGGCCCAGAGAGCGGTATCGCTCATGACCTGTTCATGGACGACCGTGAAGAGATTTTCCCGGGCCAATCCGGCACGGACACGACGCAAATCCGGGCAGGAGGATGCCGGGTTGGCATTGGCGACGATCAGCACCGCAACGGGCGGGGCCAAAGTGGCGTCGGTGAGAACGGCGCCCAGGCGGCTCATGTCCAGGAGGCGGGCAGGCGTATCACCCATCCAGGCGGTTTGGCGGACGGGTTCGTCATGGATGCGCAGGGATTCGCCGGTGCTGAGCAGAATGCCTCCGCCAGGATGTGCCCAGGCGCCGGTGATGGCGGGCAGACAGGTGATGGCATGGACGTTGACGGCTCCATTGTTGTGGCGGGTCATGCCGTATCCCAGGCGTATGAAGGGGGCTTTGGCGCGACCAAAACGGCGGGCAAAAGAGCGGATCTCTTCGGGAGAGAGGCCGGTTATGGGGGCAGCCCACTTCGGTGTGCGGCTGAGAAAGTGGGCGCGCAGTTCATCATCGAAGTCCGTGAATGTGGCGAGATAGTCCGGGTTGCCGTACCCCTCGTTGAGAAGAACATGGATCATGGCCAGGGCCAGGGCGGCGTCGGTTCCCGGACGTGGGGCGATGTGGAGATCGGCAAGACGTGCGGTGCGGTTGCGGTAGGGGTCGACGACGGCAAGAGTCGCCCCTTTTTGGCGGGCCTCCTTGATGAAGGGCATCAGGTTGATATGGGTAGATACGGCATTGATGCCCCAAAGAATGATGAGATCACTCGCTGCCATTTCATGGGGGTCCGGGCCGATACTTTTGCCGATGCCGGCCATCCATCCTGCCTGTCCAATGGAGGAGCAAATATTTTTTTCCAGCCGGGACCAACCGGCCCGATGGGTCAGCCGATCCCAGGCTGGTCTTTGCACCAGGCCCATGGTGCCGCCATAATAATAGGGAAAGACGCTTTCCGGTCCATATTGGGTCGTTGCCTGCCGCAGTTTTTGCACCACGAGATCCAGGGCCTCATCCCATGTGGCTTTGCGGAACTGGCCAGCTCCTTTGACACCGGTGCGGATCATGGGGTGGCCAATACGGGGGCCCTCCTGGATTTCCCGGTAGCGGCTGACCTTGCCGCAGATCACGCCTCGGGTGAATGGGTGGTCCGGGTTGCCACGAATCGACAGCAGGCGCCCTTTGGCGTCGATTTGGACGCGCAGGGCGCAGGCGCCAGGGCAATCGAGGGGACACGTGCTGGAATGTTTGGTCGAGGGCATGACATTTTCTCTCTCAGGGTCGATGCTTTCCGGGGCAGGCTGACAGCATATGAAAAAATCCGACGTGATGGCAGTTTTTTCCGCATTTCGGGATGCCAATCCTGAACCGCGTGGGGATTTGCTCTTTCGCAACCCCTTTGAACTCCTGGTTGCCGTGGTGCTGTCCGCCCAGGCGACCGATCGGGTGGTAAACCAGGTGACGCCGGCCCTTTTTGCGGCGGCGCCCGATCCGCACGCCATGGTGGTTTTGGGGGAGGAGGGGATTCGGTCTTACATTCACACGGTCGGTTTGTACA
This portion of the Magnetococcales bacterium genome encodes:
- a CDS encoding DUF971 domain-containing protein, translated to MTYGSRHTPTELRQITKDRVVRITWNTGEQMELSMEYLRVVCPCADCRGHTPDQAKLIDGKQDVTITSITPVGRYAVKIAFSDNHDTGVYSWEMLWDSGVNKEALWQTYLDDLKSANKRRKPSVFAIKPIK
- the nagZ gene encoding beta-N-acetylhexosaminidase; amino-acid sequence: MTFPSGGILHPGKFLITSLSGPELNAEEEKFLRTVRPSGVILFARNLVDILQIQNLIRAIRKTATPPPTLWLDQEGGRVQRIRRPLTPYPSPGRFAELEQSDPVQAELLSRQAGWLSGREMITLGIGINCAPVLDIREAQANPVIAERAFGWDPQQVVRLAGAWLKGFTAAGGLAVGKHFPGHGAARADSHKSLPCVVKERDLLERWELRPFQALLAQLPLIMTAHLVATGVDPEQPATWSAPLLRDLLRRQWRYHGLVVTDALEMGALTGSLDRRAELSLRAGCDLVLCCTGRLEDATLVTAGIERVLQEREAVSGWEEISQRIDRILAPGRVEPGDMAALLAHGEYRQWRQTLEYLASTPSAPDPTAPTT
- a CDS encoding molybdopterin-dependent oxidoreductase; this encodes MPSTKHSSTCPLDCPGACALRVQIDAKGRLLSIRGNPDHPFTRGVICGKVSRYREIQEGPRIGHPMIRTGVKGAGQFRKATWDEALDLVVQKLRQATTQYGPESVFPYYYGGTMGLVQRPAWDRLTHRAGWSRLEKNICSSIGQAGWMAGIGKSIGPDPHEMAASDLIILWGINAVSTHINLMPFIKEARQKGATLAVVDPYRNRTARLADLHIAPRPGTDAALALAMIHVLLNEGYGNPDYLATFTDFDDELRAHFLSRTPKWAAPITGLSPEEIRSFARRFGRAKAPFIRLGYGMTRHNNGAVNVHAITCLPAITGAWAHPGGGILLSTGESLRIHDEPVRQTAWMGDTPARLLDMSRLGAVLTDATLAPPVAVLIVANANPASSCPDLRRVRAGLARENLFTVVHEQVMSDTALWADVVLPATTFLEHADLYKSYGQCTLQHAKPILPPFKEAWCNHDLVNALAIRLGYQEQPFTQSVAETVDTLLKESKLPPVATWGVKTWLDFTPDPDAAHFRNGFAQPDQRFHFRPGWRDPAMPLFPDHWPVNSRDRTHQAERYPLDFMTPPAHDVLNTTFTVAEGARRRRGHPLLWIHPDDATPRSIKDGAPISVFNDLGGLTMTAKVTTDVRPGLCLCESNYHGTEFPEGISLNVLTHGDRVAPDGGAAFHDNRVEVRALDRGGKKHSLSDILTQ